A genomic region of Saccopteryx bilineata isolate mSacBil1 chromosome 1, mSacBil1_pri_phased_curated, whole genome shotgun sequence contains the following coding sequences:
- the P2RY2 gene encoding P2Y purinoceptor 2, producing the protein MAEGLGLWNGTINDTWDGDELGYKCRFNEDFKYVLLPVSYGVVCVLGLCLNVAVLYVFLCRLKTWNASTTYMFHLAISDALYAASLPLLVYYYARGDHWPFSTLLCKLVRFLFYTNLYCSIFFLTCISVHRCLGVLRPLRWLRWGRAHYARRVAAAVWVLVLVCQAPVLYFVTTSERGSRITCHDTSAPYLFNHFLAYTSVMLGLLFVVPFATILVCYVLMARRLLKPAYGTAGGLPRAKRKSVRTIAVVLAVFAICFLPFHVTRTLYYSFRSLDVSCHTLNAINMAYKITRPLASANSCLDPVLYFLAGQRLVRFARDAKPPTNPTPTAQADHRLDLRKFHRTDTKTEDRSTSSENSRQAESMLAGGGNTKDIRL; encoded by the coding sequence ATGGCCGAAGGCTTGGGCCTCTGGAATGGCACCATCAATGACACCTGGGATGGGGATGAGCTGGGCTACAAGTGCCGCTTCAATGAGGACTTCAAGTACGTGCTGCTGCCTGTGTCCTACGGTGTGGTGTGCGTGCTTGGGCTGTGTCTGAACGTCGCGGTGCTCTATGTCTTCCTGTGCCGCCTCAAGACATGGAATGCCTCCACCACGTACATGTTCCACCTGGCAATATCAGACGCATTATACGCGGCCTCCCTGCCACTGCTGGTCTATTACTACGCCCGTGGCGACCACTGGCCCTTCAGCACGTTGCTCTGCAAGCTGGTGCGTTTCCTGTTCTATACCAACCTTTACTGCAGCATCTTCTTCCTCACCTGCATAAGTGTGCACCGGTGCCTGGGTGTCTTGCGCCCACTGCGCTGGCTGCGCTGGGGCCGTGCCCACTACGCTCGGCGGGTGGCAGCCGCTGTGTGGGTGCTGGTGCTGGTCTGCCAGGCACCCGTGCTCTATTTTGTCACCACCAGCGAACGTGGCAGCCGCATTACCTGTCACGATACCTCAGCCCCATATCTCTTCAATCACTTCTTGGCCTACACCTCTGTCATGCTGGGCCTGCTCTTCGTGGTGCCCTTCGCCACCATCCTGGTCTGCTATGTGCTCATGGCCCGGCGTCTGCTAAAGCCAGCCTACGGGACTGCGGGGGGCCTGCCGCGGGCCAAGCGCAAGTCCGTGCGCACCATTGCTGTGGTGCTGGCTGTCTTCGCCATCTGCTTCTTGCCTTTCCACGTCACCCGTACCCTTTACTACTCCTTCCGCTCCTTAGACGTCAGCTGCCACACCCTCAACGCCATCAACATGGCTTACAAGATCACCCGGCCACTGGCCAGTGCTAACAGTTGCCTTGACCCTGTGCTCTACTTCCTGGCTGGGCAGAGGCTCGTGCGCTTTGCCCGAGATGCCAAGCCACCCACAAATCCCACTCCTACTGCCCAGGCTGACCACAGGCTGGACCTGCGCAAGTTTCACAGGACTGACACCAAGACAGAAGACAGGTCGACCAGCAGTGAGAACTCCAGGCAGGCAGAGTCCATGCTGGCTGGTGGTGGGAACACTAAGGATATCAGGCTATAA